In Nitrosarchaeum sp., a genomic segment contains:
- a CDS encoding metal ABC transporter permease → MHRAIISGIAIAILCSVVGLFLVLRRYSLFGDAIAHSSFGGIALGLMAGIYPLWTAYGVSIVSALIITRIKDRFNISGDASIAVLLSSGIAVGLVIIGLSGGFTIDIFSFLFGSILLVSVNDTILILFLTGIILIVILLLYRQLLYSTFNEEQAKVSGIPVEKINYLVVFMAGITVVTSIQLVGVLLISALFVIPNVTAIMYGRGFKQTALLSMCFSIFSVVSGILVSYVFDITPSGTIVLFAIGILACTLGIKSAGLLSRHN, encoded by the coding sequence ATGCACAGAGCAATAATTTCCGGTATTGCAATTGCAATTTTATGTTCTGTTGTAGGGCTCTTTCTAGTCTTACGTCGTTATTCCTTATTTGGAGACGCGATTGCTCATTCATCGTTTGGTGGAATTGCATTGGGTTTGATGGCAGGAATATATCCACTTTGGACTGCATATGGCGTCTCAATAGTTAGTGCCCTAATAATAACACGAATTAAAGATAGATTCAACATATCTGGAGATGCTTCAATAGCTGTTCTTTTGTCATCAGGAATAGCAGTTGGGCTCGTAATTATTGGATTATCTGGGGGTTTTACTATTGATATTTTCAGCTTTCTTTTTGGAAGCATTTTGCTTGTAAGTGTCAATGATACAATTTTGATTTTATTTTTAACAGGAATTATTCTGATTGTGATTCTTTTACTCTATCGCCAACTTCTTTATTCTACATTTAACGAAGAGCAGGCTAAAGTAAGCGGAATTCCAGTTGAAAAAATAAATTATCTTGTTGTCTTTATGGCAGGAATTACAGTTGTAACTTCAATACAGCTCGTTGGTGTCTTACTTATTTCTGCACTATTTGTAATTCCAAATGTAACAGCAATAATGTATGGAAGAGGATTCAAACAAACTGCACTACTTTCAATGTGTTTTTCTATCTTTTCTGTAGTTTCTGGCATACTGGTATCATATGTATTTGATATTACTCCATCTGGAACAATTGTTTTATTTGCAATTGGAATATTGGCATGTACTCTGGGAATAAAATCTGCTGGATTGCTATCCAGACATAATTAA
- a CDS encoding metal ABC transporter ATP-binding protein: protein MLKIVEIEHLTIEYPDVKAIDDVSFTVNQGDFLGIIGPNGAGKSTLFASMLSLNTKYKGTIKFFGTDIRKSKNYLKEIGYVPQKPIFEKNFPATVNDVVKMGLHKESDENKIDEILQQLWIHELSERRIGELSGGQQQRVFIAKALVNNPKILILDEPVTGIDQQSIDLFYSILKELNSKQNITIIWSSHDLDAVNQLANHVACLNRTLFFHGESDEFFNNDDLVKQYSEASMQEHMHHH from the coding sequence GTGTTGAAAATAGTTGAGATTGAACATCTTACGATAGAATATCCTGACGTTAAGGCTATAGACGATGTTAGTTTTACAGTTAACCAAGGTGATTTTTTAGGCATAATTGGTCCTAATGGTGCAGGAAAGTCTACTCTTTTTGCTTCAATGCTTAGTCTTAATACAAAATACAAAGGAACAATCAAGTTTTTTGGTACTGACATTAGAAAATCAAAAAACTATCTCAAAGAAATTGGCTATGTGCCACAAAAACCTATTTTTGAGAAAAATTTTCCTGCAACTGTAAATGATGTTGTTAAAATGGGACTGCATAAAGAGTCAGATGAAAATAAAATTGATGAAATATTGCAACAGCTTTGGATCCATGAGCTAAGTGAAAGAAGAATAGGTGAGCTATCAGGTGGACAACAACAGCGTGTCTTTATTGCAAAAGCTTTGGTTAATAATCCAAAAATTTTGATTTTAGATGAACCTGTTACAGGAATTGATCAACAAAGCATAGATCTTTTTTATAGTATTTTAAAAGAACTAAATTCCAAACAAAACATTACAATAATTTGGTCTTCACATGATTTGGATGCAGTAAATCAATTAGCAAATCATGTAGCATGTCTTAATAGAACTCTTTTCTTTCATGGAGAATCTGATGAATTTTTTAATAATGATGATCTTGTAAAACAGTATTCTGAAGCTTCTATGCAGGAACATATGCATCATCATTAG
- a CDS encoding metal ABC transporter substrate-binding protein — protein sequence MNNQVKFAIIAIIITIPLISFGVFSSDPNQSKKTNESKLQVMSSFYPLHEFSQKVGQDKVDVKLLVPVGIEPHDWEPTIKDVQQMQKSDLIIINGIGFESWTDKLTEINYQGIIVDTSNGIIEKNIEESSINENVVTLDDPHIWLNPVYAKIQVQNIADAFSKSDPENEKYYKDNAANYITELDLLDLKIRNELSNCNQDFIAFHDAFSYFSKEYGLTQYTILPSNTPHAEPTAKTLENVINKAKDLNLDVIFTEETADPKTSQVIANEIGGRILVLSPLEIGDDGTYISRMTENLNNLKEALC from the coding sequence GTGAATAACCAAGTAAAATTTGCAATTATTGCAATTATCATTACAATTCCTTTGATCTCATTTGGTGTTTTTTCAAGTGATCCCAACCAATCTAAAAAAACAAATGAATCAAAATTACAGGTAATGTCATCATTTTATCCATTACATGAATTTTCTCAAAAAGTCGGCCAGGACAAAGTTGATGTCAAATTATTGGTTCCAGTTGGGATCGAACCACATGACTGGGAACCAACAATAAAGGATGTACAACAAATGCAAAAATCTGATCTTATTATCATTAATGGGATTGGATTTGAAAGCTGGACTGATAAATTGACTGAAATTAATTATCAAGGAATTATAGTTGATACAAGTAATGGAATTATTGAAAAAAATATTGAAGAGTCCTCAATAAATGAAAATGTTGTTACATTAGATGATCCTCATATCTGGTTGAATCCTGTTTATGCAAAAATCCAAGTACAAAATATTGCTGACGCATTTTCTAAATCTGATCCTGAAAATGAAAAATATTACAAAGACAATGCTGCAAACTATATCACTGAATTAGATTTACTTGATTTAAAAATTCGAAATGAATTATCAAATTGTAATCAGGATTTTATAGCATTTCATGATGCATTTTCATATTTTTCAAAAGAATATGGTCTTACTCAGTATACAATACTTCCCTCAAATACACCACATGCTGAGCCTACTGCCAAGACTTTAGAAAATGTGATCAATAAAGCCAAAGATCTCAATCTTGATGTGATATTCACTGAAGAAACTGCTGATCCAAAAACTTCTCAAGTTATTGCAAACGAAATCGGAGGAAGAATACTTGTTTTATCTCCACTAGAAATTGGTGATGATGGAACTTATATTTCTAGAATGACTGAGAATCTCAATAATCTCAAGGAGGCATTGTGTTGA
- a CDS encoding CopG family ribbon-helix-helix protein, with protein sequence MPIVSISLNPEILSELDKLQKSMGFSGRSEAIRAGIRTFVSEEKQKSELEGNIHAILLVVHNDEFDHVVSGIKHNFEDLITTHLHSKIEGEKCMELFVIDGDAKRVSTITKDFQVNKNMDTVKLVTL encoded by the coding sequence ATGCCAATAGTTTCAATCTCACTAAACCCTGAGATTTTATCAGAACTAGATAAATTACAAAAGAGCATGGGATTTTCAGGAAGGTCTGAAGCAATTAGAGCTGGAATCAGGACATTTGTTTCAGAAGAAAAACAAAAATCTGAATTAGAAGGAAATATTCATGCAATTCTTTTAGTTGTGCATAATGATGAGTTTGATCATGTGGTATCTGGAATAAAACATAATTTTGAAGATCTAATCACTACACATCTTCACAGTAAAATTGAGGGAGAAAAATGTATGGAGTTGTTTGTAATTGATGGCGATGCAAAAAGAGTTTCAACTATTACAAAAGATTTTCAAGTAAACAAAAATATGGATACTGTAAAATTAGTAACATTATAA